The genomic region GTCCTCCCCCGGCAGCCACACCTCTTCGAGCCGCTTCGCGATGCCGCACAGCGCGATCTCCTCGTGGCCGCTGTCGCGCAGGGCTCGCGCGGCCGCCTCGACCTGCGGCCGGCCGCCGTCCACGACCAGCAGCTGGGGTCGGTACGCGAACCTCGGGCGGCGGCGCTCGGTGACCACCTCGGCGTCCGGGTCGACGATCGCCTCGTCGGCGGGGCGGTCCTCGGCATCCGGCTCGTCGAGGTATGCGAGGCGGCGCGTGAGCACCTGATAGAGCGAGTCGGTGTCGTCGGTCGTCTCGGCCACGCCGAACGACCGGTACTGGTCCTTGCGGGCCAGTCCGTCCTCGAAAACCACCATCGAGGCCACCACGTTCGTCCCGCTCAGGTGCGACACGTCGTAGCACTCGATGCGCAGCGGCGCCTCGTCGAGATCGAGGGCCTCCTGCAGATCGGTGAGCGCCTGTGTGCGGGCGACGTAGTCGCTCGTGCGCCGGGTCTTGTGCAGCATGAGCGCCTGCTGGGCGTTGAGCGTCGCGGTCTTCATCAGCTCGGCCTTGGGGCCGCGCTGGGCGACCTGGACCGTGACGCGCCGGCCCCGGCGGTCGGCGAGCCACTCTTCGAGCTCATCGGCGTCGTCGGGACGCTGCGGCACGAGCACCTGCTTGGGGATGTCCGCCGGGGCGGCGTCGCCGTAGGTGCGCTCGAGGACCTGCGCGACCAGCTCGGAGCCGGAGATGTCGAGCTCCTTCTCGATCGTGGTCGCGCGCACGCCGCGCACGCGTCCGCCGCGCACGACGAAGTGCTGGACGGCCGCGGCGAGCTCGTCCTCGGCGATGCCGAACAGGTCGGCGTCGGTGTCCGACGCGAGCACAAGCGCGCTCTTGTTGAGCACCGCGTCGATCGCCTGGAGCTTGTCGCGGTAGCGGGCGGCGGCCTCGTAGTCCATGGCCGCGGATGCTTCGCGCATTCGCGCGGTGAGCTGCTTGGTGAAGCGCTGGTCCCCGCCGGACATGAAGGCGACGAAGTCGTCGACGATCGCGCGGTGCTCCTCGATCGAGACCTTCATCGAGCACGGCCCGCCGCAGCGACCGATCTGCCCGGGAAAGCAGGGCCGGCCGGTGGCCATGGCCTTCTTGTACGACGAGTCGCTGCACGTGCGGATCGGGAAGACCTTGATCATCAGGTCGATCGTGTCGTGCACCGCCCACACCTTCGGGTACGGCCCGAAGTACTTCGCTCCGCGGATGCGGTGGTTGCGCGTGACCATGACGCGAGGCGCTTCGTCGGCGAGCGTTATCGCCATGAAGGGGTACGACTTGTCATCGCGATAGCGGACGTTGAAGGGCGGGTCGAACTCCTTGATCCACTGGTACTCGAGCTGCAGCGAGTCGACGTCGGTGGCGACGACGGTCCATTCCACGCCCGTCGCGGTCAGGACCATGCGTCGCGTGCGCTCGTGCAGCGTGCGCAGCGGCGCGAAGTAGTTCGACAGGCGCGCTCGGAGGTTCTTCGCCTTCCCGACGTACAGGACACGGCCCTGGGCGTCGTGGAAGCGGTACACACCCGGGTCCGTGGGGATCTCGCCCGGCTTCGGCTTGTACGGAAGCTGGTCCGCCATCGCCGCTCAGCCGGCCTTGCGGCGCGGGGCGTGCGACCCGAAGATCTCGGCGAGGAAGGCTCCGGTGTGGCTCCCCTTCTTGCGCGAGACCTGCTCGGGCGTCCCGGTCGCCACGATCGTGCCGCCGCCCGCGCCGCCCTCGGGCCCGAGGTCGACGATCCAGTCGGCGGACTTGATGACATCGAGGTTGTGCTCGATGACGATGACCGTGTTCCCCTTGTCGACGAGGCCGCCGAGCACCTGCAGGAGCCGCTGCACGTCCTCGAAGTGCAGTCCCGTCGTGGGCTCGTCCAGCACATAGATGCTGCGACCGTTCGAGCGCCGCTGCAGCTCGGTGGCCAGTTTGACGCGCTGCGCCTCGCCCCCGGAGAGCGTCGTGGCCGACTGCCCCAGGCGCACGTAGCCCAGACCCACGTCGACGAGCGTCTTGAGGTAGCGGTGGATCGCCTGGATCGGCTCGAAGAAGTCGGCGGCCTCGGCGATGGGCATCTCGAGGACCTCGGCGATGTTCTTGCCCTTGTAGTGCACGCTGAGCGTGTCGCGGTTGTAGCGCTTGCCGTGGCACACCTCGCAGTCGACGTAGACGTCGGGGAGGAAGTTCATCTCGATCTTGATCGTGCCGTCGCCCGAACACGCCTCGCAGCGACCGCCCTTGACGTTGAAGCTGAAGCGGCCCGGCTGGTAGCCGCGCGCCTTGGCCTCGGGCGTCTCGCTGAACAGCGTGCGGATGCGGTCGAACACGCCCGTGTAGGTGGCGGGGTTCGAGCGCGGCGTGCGGCCGATCGGCGCCTGGTCGACGTGGACGACCTTGTCGAGGTTGTCCAGGCCCGTCACGCGCGTGTGCTTGCCCGGCACCGTGCGGGCGCCGTTCAGCCGTGAGGCGAGCACCTGGTACAGGATGTCGTTCACGAGCGTCGACTTGCCCGATCCGCTGACTCCGGTGACGGCGGTCAGCACGCCGAGGGGGAACTCGGCGGTGACGTTCTTCAGGTTGTTCTCGCGGGCGCCGACGACCGAGATGCAGCGCTGACGGTCGATCTCGCGTCGCTGCCGCGGGATCTCGATCTCGCGGCGACCCGAAAGGAAATCGCCGGTGACCGACGTGCGGTCGGCGAGCAGCTGGTCGAGCGGCCCGGAGTGCACGACCTCTCCCCCGTCGACCCCGGCTCGCGGACCGATGTCGACGATCCAGTCGGCGGCGTGGATGGTCTCTTCGTCGTGCTCGACGACGATGAGGGTGTTGCCGAGGTCGCGCAGCGTCAGGAGCGTCTCGATGAGGCGCCGGTTGTCGCGCTGGTGCAGGCCGATCGAGGGCTCGTCGAGCACGTACAGCACGCCGGTCAGCCCCGATCCGATCTGCGTCGCGAGGCGGATGCGCTGCGCTTCGCCGCCCGACAGCGAGCCCGCGGAGCGGCTGAGGTTGAGGTAGGTGAGACCGACCTGGATCAGGAAGTCCAGGCGCACGCGGATCTCGCGCAGGACCTGCGCGGCGATCTTCGCCTCGCGCTCGGTCAGTTCGAGCGCGGCGAAGTATTGCTGCGCGTCGGCGAGGCTCAGTCGCGACGCGTCGGCGATCGAGTGACCGTGCACCTTGACCGCGAGCACCTCGGGCTTGAGGCGCGCGCCGTCGCACACCGGGCACGGCACCTCACGCAGGTACTCGGACCAGCGCTGGCGCTGCGTGTCGGACTCCGCCTGCATGTACTGCCGCTCGATGTAGGGCACGACGCCCTCGAACCCGGACGAATAGCGCATCTCGCGTCCGTACCGGTTCTTCCACTTGACGGTGACCTTGTAGTTGTCGCCGCGCAGCACCGCCTCGCGCACATCGGAGTGGAGCTGGCTCCACGGCGTGTCCAACGAGAAGTCGAGGTCGGCGGCGAGTCCTTCGAGGAGGCGCTCGTAGTACTGGAACAGGCCCTTGCCTTGTGTCGTCCACGGGATCAGCACGCCCTCGCGGATCGAGAGCTCCTCGTCGCCGAGCATCAGGTCGACGTCCACCGACATGCGGGTTCCCAGGCCCGAGCAGGCCGGGCAGGCGCCGAAGGGAGCGTTGAACGAGAAGGTGCGGGGCTCGATCTCGGTGAGCTGCAGCGGATGCCCGTTGGGGCACGCGAGCTTCTCGGAGAACGACTGCCACGCGTCGTCGCCCTCTTCGTCGACGAAGTTGACCTGCATGACACCGCCCGCGAGCCCGAGCGCCGTCTCGACCGAGTCGGTGATGCGACCGAGGATGCCGGGTGCGGCGACCAGGCGATCGACGACCACCGCGATGTCGTGCTTGTAGCTCTTCTTGAGCGTCGGCGGCTCGGCGAGTTGGATGAGCTCGCCGTCGACCACGGCCCGCGCGTAGCCCTTCGCGCCGAGCTCCTTGAAGAGGTCGACGAACTCGCCCTTCTTCTGCGTGACGATCGGCGCGACGATCTGATACCGCGTGCGCTCGGGCAGCTCCATGAGCTGATCGGCGATCTGCTGCACGGTCTGCCGCTGGATCACCGCATCGCACTCCGGGCAGTGCGGAACGCCGATGCGCGCCCACAGCAGGCGCATGTAGTCGTGGATCTCGGTGATCGTGCCGACCGTCGAGCGCGGGTTGCGGTTCGTCGACTTCTGATCGATCGAGACCGCCGGGCTCAGGCCCTCGATGAAATCGACGTCGGGCCGGTCGACCTGCCCGAGGAACTGCCGGGCGTACGCACTGAGCGATTCGACGTAGCGGCGCTGCCCCTCGGCGAAGATCGTGTCGAACGCCAGGCTCGACTTTCCCGAGCCCGAGAGGCCGGTGAAGACGACCAGCGAATCACGCGGGATCTCGAGGTCGACGTTCTTCAGATTGTGGACGCGCGCGCCTTGGACGCTCAGCTTTCCGCTGTTGTGGGCATGCGCGGAGACGGGAACGATGGGCACCCGACAAGTTTAGGCGCGGCCTCCGACATGGGCTCGGCCGGCGGCGGCTGCGGCCCCCGAGCACATCCCCAGACGGGCACACCCCCAGCCGAGCACAAGCACCCCAGCCGAGCACACCCCGAGCCGAGCACAGCGAACCCGGAAGGCGCGCCAGCACCGTGCGTCAGGATCACGTCTCAGAACGGTGCGTCGGAAGCGTCGGCGGAGCGGAAGACCGGCACCCGTCTTTCCGGTTCGACCCGGTACCTGCGCCCCGCCGGCGACGTCCATCGGAGTGCTCCCCCGCCGCCGACCTGTTCGACCCGCCATCCGCCATGGTGCTTGAGGGTGTGGTGGCCCTTGCACACGGGCGCGAGGTTCTCGAGCGCCGTCGCGCCGCCGTGCTCCCATGCCAAGGTGTGGTCGAGCTCGCATCGGGACGCCGGCACACCGCATCCCGGTGCCATGCACCGGTCGGCACGCCATCTCGTCAGCTTCCGGAGCGTCGGCGGCGGATCGTATCGTTCGCGCCCGACCGACAGGACCGCGCCGGTCTCGGGGTGCGTGAGCACGCGCAGCCACGCGCCATCGCCGCCGCAGAGCTCACGTGCACGCTCGACCGGAATGGGACCGACCCCTTCGACGACGGGCATGCCGGAACCGGCTGCCGCGCCGAGGAGGCTGAGGGCCGGCACCGTGACGACGACACTCGCCCGGATGCCGCGAGCGCGTTCGGGGAGCGCCGAAGTGTCTCCCTCGATGAGCAGATCGCCGACGGCATCCGCTCGGATCTGGTCGAGTGACCGGTCCTCGCCGTCGACACGCCTGATCGCCTTGGCCATGCGCGTCAATCGGTCCTGCACCGCGTGCGCCTCGACGGCGGGCATCAGCGTCATGAGCCAGGCCATGCCGTCGTCCGCGGGCTCGACCACCACGCGCCGCCGCCGCAGCGCGACATCGTGGCGCTCGGCGAGGGTCGCGCCTCTCGCATCGTCGATGAGCGCGCGCAGCGCGCGCCGGAACACGCCCACCGGCTCGACCCTGGCGAGTTCGACCGCTCGCGGAAGGATCGTGTTGCGATGTTCGGGCTCCACGGCGTCGATCGCGTCGACGAGGATCTCGGCGTGGGTCTCGGTGATCTCGGCCCGCATGAGGGCTGTCAGCGCAGACCGGTATCGGTGGACGAGCGCCTCGGCGAGCCCGATCATCCGCCCGGCGGCATACTCGGAGATCCGCAGCGCCGCAGCGAGTTCGAGCCGCACCGAGCGCAGGACGATCTCGGAGGTGAAGCGTCCGCCGCGCTGCGCGGCGAGCTCGAACGCCTCTTGCCGCATCCGGTCGACACCCATCAGCCGGTCGACTGCGAAGCTCGCCATCACGGTCGCCGCTTCGACGACCCGGCCGACCGCATCCGGCGGTTCGGGCGACCACTCCGGGACGGCATCCTCCTCGAACGCATCGCCCTCATCTGACCAGAACGGATCGGCACCGGCGGGGTCGATGGGCGACCGATCACGCTCGGCGTCCCCACCGGCTCCGGGCACCGGTCGCGAGGTGTCGTCCATGTCCATACCGCGACAGTAGAACATACCTCCGACATTCACCGGGGTGACGAACCGGACGCCGCGACCGCCCCGCCACCGGGCCCTGCGACGAGCGGTGGTCGCAGGGCGCGGCACGGTTGCACAGCCCGGTGGTGGAGCTCGCCCGGCGCGGCCGTCGCCCCTGCGGATGGAGCCGGGCGAACGCGAAATGAGCGGTCGGCTCCCTGTCCGGCAGGTGCGGCATCGCCGTCTCGCGGCGTCCGCTCGGGCACACCGGCGCCGAGCGCCTGGATCCTCGCAGGCCGCCGGCCGTTCCGAGAATTCAGCTGTGCGCCACGCCCCTCAGGCGTGTCCGGCCTTCTCCATCGCCCGGAGTTCGCGCTTGAGGTCCTGCACCTCGTCGCGCAGGCGGGCCGCGAGCTCGAACTTCAGCTCGTCCGCCGCCGCGAGCATCTGCTGCGACAGGTCGGCGATCGTGGCCTCGAGCTGGTTGGCGCCTTCGGCCGCGATGCCCTCGCGCAGCCGAGGGGTCGGCGACTTGCCCTTGCCGCTCTTGGTCTTCGCCGCGCTCTTCTTGGACATCATCGCCTCGGTGTCCGACGCCTCGCGTGCGAGCACCTCGGTGATGTCGGCGATGCGCTTGCGCAGCGGCTGCGGGTCGATGCCGTGCTCGGTGTTGTAGGCGATCTGCTTCTCGCGTCGCCGCTCGGTCTCGTCGATCGCGTTCCGCATCGAATCGGTGATCGTGTCGGCGTACATGTGCACCTGGCCCGACACGTTGCGCGCGGCGCGTCCGATCGTCTGGATCAGCGACGTCCCCGACCTCAGGAACCCTTCCTTGTCGGCGTCGAGGATCGACACCAGCGACACCTCGGGCAGGTCGAGCCCCTCGCGCAGCAGGTTGATGCCCACGAGGACGTCGTACACGCCGGCGCGGAGCTCGGTCAGCAGCTCGACGCGGCGCAGCGTGTCGACGTCCGAGTGGAGATACCTCACCCGCACGCCGTGCTCGCCGAGGAAGTCGGTGAGCTCTTCGGCCATCTTCTTCGTCAGCGTCGTCACGAGCACGCGCTCGTCGCGGTCGACCCGGACCCGGATCTCCTCGAGCAGGTCATCGATCTGCCCCTTGGACGGCTTCACGACGATCTCGGGATCGACCAGCCCGGTGGGGCGGATGATCTGCTCGACGACGCCGTCGGCGACGCCCATCTCGTAGCGCCCCGGGGTCGCGGACAG from Microbacter sp. GSS18 harbors:
- the uvrC gene encoding excinuclease ABC subunit UvrC produces the protein MADQLPYKPKPGEIPTDPGVYRFHDAQGRVLYVGKAKNLRARLSNYFAPLRTLHERTRRMVLTATGVEWTVVATDVDSLQLEYQWIKEFDPPFNVRYRDDKSYPFMAITLADEAPRVMVTRNHRIRGAKYFGPYPKVWAVHDTIDLMIKVFPIRTCSDSSYKKAMATGRPCFPGQIGRCGGPCSMKVSIEEHRAIVDDFVAFMSGGDQRFTKQLTARMREASAAMDYEAAARYRDKLQAIDAVLNKSALVLASDTDADLFGIAEDELAAAVQHFVVRGGRVRGVRATTIEKELDISGSELVAQVLERTYGDAAPADIPKQVLVPQRPDDADELEEWLADRRGRRVTVQVAQRGPKAELMKTATLNAQQALMLHKTRRTSDYVARTQALTDLQEALDLDEAPLRIECYDVSHLSGTNVVASMVVFEDGLARKDQYRSFGVAETTDDTDSLYQVLTRRLAYLDEPDAEDRPADEAIVDPDAEVVTERRRPRFAYRPQLLVVDGGRPQVEAAARALRDSGHEEIALCGIAKRLEEVWLPGEDYPVILPRTSEALYLLQRLRDEAHRFAITHQRRRRKRDIQTVLAEVPGLGEARIKALLRHFGSVAALRGATPAEIEQLPGVGPKLAAAVHAHLANG
- the uvrA gene encoding excinuclease ABC subunit UvrA yields the protein MPIVPVSAHAHNSGKLSVQGARVHNLKNVDLEIPRDSLVVFTGLSGSGKSSLAFDTIFAEGQRRYVESLSAYARQFLGQVDRPDVDFIEGLSPAVSIDQKSTNRNPRSTVGTITEIHDYMRLLWARIGVPHCPECDAVIQRQTVQQIADQLMELPERTRYQIVAPIVTQKKGEFVDLFKELGAKGYARAVVDGELIQLAEPPTLKKSYKHDIAVVVDRLVAAPGILGRITDSVETALGLAGGVMQVNFVDEEGDDAWQSFSEKLACPNGHPLQLTEIEPRTFSFNAPFGACPACSGLGTRMSVDVDLMLGDEELSIREGVLIPWTTQGKGLFQYYERLLEGLAADLDFSLDTPWSQLHSDVREAVLRGDNYKVTVKWKNRYGREMRYSSGFEGVVPYIERQYMQAESDTQRQRWSEYLREVPCPVCDGARLKPEVLAVKVHGHSIADASRLSLADAQQYFAALELTEREAKIAAQVLREIRVRLDFLIQVGLTYLNLSRSAGSLSGGEAQRIRLATQIGSGLTGVLYVLDEPSIGLHQRDNRRLIETLLTLRDLGNTLIVVEHDEETIHAADWIVDIGPRAGVDGGEVVHSGPLDQLLADRTSVTGDFLSGRREIEIPRQRREIDRQRCISVVGARENNLKNVTAEFPLGVLTAVTGVSGSGKSTLVNDILYQVLASRLNGARTVPGKHTRVTGLDNLDKVVHVDQAPIGRTPRSNPATYTGVFDRIRTLFSETPEAKARGYQPGRFSFNVKGGRCEACSGDGTIKIEMNFLPDVYVDCEVCHGKRYNRDTLSVHYKGKNIAEVLEMPIAEAADFFEPIQAIHRYLKTLVDVGLGYVRLGQSATTLSGGEAQRVKLATELQRRSNGRSIYVLDEPTTGLHFEDVQRLLQVLGGLVDKGNTVIVIEHNLDVIKSADWIVDLGPEGGAGGGTIVATGTPEQVSRKKGSHTGAFLAEIFGSHAPRRKAG
- a CDS encoding DUF222 domain-containing protein, with the translated sequence MDMDDTSRPVPGAGGDAERDRSPIDPAGADPFWSDEGDAFEEDAVPEWSPEPPDAVGRVVEAATVMASFAVDRLMGVDRMRQEAFELAAQRGGRFTSEIVLRSVRLELAAALRISEYAAGRMIGLAEALVHRYRSALTALMRAEITETHAEILVDAIDAVEPEHRNTILPRAVELARVEPVGVFRRALRALIDDARGATLAERHDVALRRRRVVVEPADDGMAWLMTLMPAVEAHAVQDRLTRMAKAIRRVDGEDRSLDQIRADAVGDLLIEGDTSALPERARGIRASVVVTVPALSLLGAAAGSGMPVVEGVGPIPVERARELCGGDGAWLRVLTHPETGAVLSVGRERYDPPPTLRKLTRWRADRCMAPGCGVPASRCELDHTLAWEHGGATALENLAPVCKGHHTLKHHGGWRVEQVGGGGALRWTSPAGRRYRVEPERRVPVFRSADASDAPF